The DNA region TCATTgctaaaacaaaaaattgttacgTTAACAACATCTGAAGAATATTTCTGACAAATTTCAAACTTAtctaattttcgagttgccaaaCATCCCTTGTGAGTATTTTTAAAGTGTTTTCATTCTTCGAGCTTGACGAAGTGCCccttgaaattttttcaaaattgattaaaGATCAATTCGTTAAGATTGATTAAATATTGATGGACTTTCACATTCAGGTTCACTTAAGTACGTTTTCTTCAACGACAAGTCTATCATCTACGAACTGAAGCGTTCCAACCCCATGGTGCACTATATCGGTGTACTAGAACCTGAATACTACGAGGCAGACGTTGATGTGATCCCCATAACGTACCCGTTCGCTGGCAGCCATATTTGGTGGCCCATCGCGCAAACCGACTCCCTCAAGTTGAACTTCGACTTCAAAAGTTCGAAGCCTGTAGCGGTGGTCGCATCTGGGGACGTGAGAAGTAACCGTGGCCTTGGATACTGGGAGGTAACTCACTACAATTATTATACTAAAACTATTATCAAACGACCACTTCATTTTGGTCTCCCTATACAAGAAAAAGCACAATGATCAATCCCCACAGCTGACCGTTTCGATTGAATGGACCCCAACAGTTTTACTCAAATGTGCCATTATACAGGGCGTCCCAAAAATGTTGTAGGTGCTTGAAATGAACGAATCGTAGGGTgatttaaaataactttttcggagaacattttcgctaaagaaaaagttgtttcaaatcaccccatcAGTCACCCCTTTCAACCACCTAGAACATTCTTGAGACATCCTGTACTCACCAAACTGGCTGAAGATTGTAAGCTTGTGCTGCTAGCCCAGAAGTCGCTAACCATCCATCAAATCTCTGCCCAGCCTACCAGGCAACCCGACTAACACAAGCCACTAACTCGTGTGTCCTCAGCTGCGCCTGGTCAACGACGAAATCCGTTTCCAACTGATCCCAGTGGTGTCCGAGAACATTACGGTCTCAGCGGCCGTTAAGTTTCCACCTTACAACACATCCTGGCACGCGGTTGAGCTCAACTACACTAAAGGGGAACTGAGTGTCCTGGTGGACTACAGGAACAAGCAGAGCAAGCTGTTCTCCATGACGTTTGAGCTGGGCGACAAAGTGATCATCGGCAGCGGGAAGAGCAATGCAGGTAAGTCCGAGTCCTAACAGAATCAGAAACCATGTGGACGCCATGCTTCTCGACAGGCCTGGTCGGCTGTATGCGCGAGATACGAGTGAACGACGAGAGAATAGAGCCCAGATACGTGGTGAACACCGAGAGGGTGATCGGAGAAGTGGCTCTGGACAACTGCCAGTTCGTGGACCCCTGCACCAGGCCCAACACTTGCGAGCACGGGGGCAAGTGTTCGGTGAAGGAGGACAGAATCACCTGCGACTGTACCGACACTGGCTATATCGGTAAAAATTGTCACTTCGGTGAGTGAACGGTGGATATCGTTGAATAAATCGGAGACTACCATTCAGCAACGCAAGGAGATTATGTACGTCGCCTGGTCCTTTTCAGCTCAATACAGAAAGACCTGCGAGGAACTAGCTTTACTAGGCTACACCCAAGACGACGTCTACAAGATCGACATCGATGGAAACGGCAGGTTCCCGCCTGCCCTCGTGAAATGCGAGTTCCAGTCCATCGAGGACTCGACCAAGACGATAGTGGAGCACAACCTGCCGTCCCAGGTGGACGTCAGGTCCATCGCTGAGTCTGATTTCTCGTTCAACATCAAGTACAGACAGTTCACCGCGGAGATGCTCCAGGAACTGATCTCGCACTCGCTGTACTGCAGCCAGTACGTGAAATACGATTGCTACAAGGCTCCCCTGGAGTTGCACAGCGCCACGTGGTTCCTCAGTTCCAAGGGAACCACCGTGGACTACATCGGGAACGTCAACAGGGGGTCTTGCCCGTGTGGAAGTGAGTGCTGATACCCTCGATGATGTTAACAGTCTTTTAGCTTTTTACTGTGGGTTCTAATAGATACTGGCTTTCTTAATCGCTACTTGTGGCATTGCGCAGTGAACAGGACCTGCGTCGACCCGAATCTGAGTTGCAACTGTGACGTTTCCGCTGGAACCGCTGGCAAGTGGCTGTCTGACGAAGGCTACTATGAAACACCGGATTCCTTGGGCATCACGGGGATGGTGTTCTTGCAACAGAGGGAACTCGAAGAGGATGCTCAGGGGCGGATTACTTTGGGGCCACTGGAGTGTGTTGAAACGAGTGAGTGGTCTTATCAGTTGAAAGAGGGAATTGCAGCAGTGCCCTGTTAGGTGGTCGTCGCTAGccccaccacttcttggaactAGCTTCCTACCGATTTAAGACCTCCCTATCTCATACCGGGTATCGATATCTTATTCACACTTAATATTTCTCACTCTCTTACTCGAGTTCTTGGAAGATCCCTCCCCAGATAGATTACTAGATATGTTCGCGCACCCCGGTCAGGAAACTTCAACTGAACTCCACTGTTCCAACTTTTCAGACACGCAGAAGTACGTGGTCACATTCACGACGTCGCAATCCTACATCGAAGTGCCTGGTTGGAGAAAGGGTGACATAGCCTTCAGCTTTCGAACGACAGGCGAGAAAGCCATCCTGCTGTACCAACCGCCCATCAGAAGCAACTATCCCTCATTCATGGTGGCGCTCACCTCCGAGTATCGTTTGACCTTCAACTTCACCCTCAACACTGGCACCATCAGGGAGCTGGAGGTGAAGAGCAGAAGGAAATTGAACAACGGCGAGTGGCAGAAGATCTGGATCGACTACAACGACTATCACGTCAGGTTCATGATCAACACTGACTTCCAAATGGTAGACCTGCTGCCTGAGGAGGAGTTCGGGCCGTTTGAGGGCTCCATGTTCATAGGTGGAGCTACTGCGTGAGTACTTTTTGTGGAAATACTAGGTACATCAATGGGGAAGCGATCTTGACAGAAATTAGCAAGGAGGAAGATTTGGTTACtgagtaattattttctagaTACTTCATACCGCATAGGAGCCAAAGCCCCCAAGGGTGCAAGTCCCTATCATCCCTTTTCTAATAAACACAAGGACCTACTTCCCCCGTGTTTCGGAGATATCTGATATACTGTCGAATCATAACTACGACTTGATTTAAAAGACCAAAGGGAATCCCAACCCATGCATACTTCTATGAAGCAGAGAGAGGATTCCCCTAGTCTAACCCAGACTTCTGACTTCCTCGTTACTCCATTAAGCCTGCATAGGGCTGTTACGATCACAGAAAGCACCCAGTCGAGACTCTTGCAAGGTCTCAGCACTGGTGAGCCAGCTCGGGTACCCCGGGATCGCCGGTTCCCGTCTTGGATACCTGTTTTTGGGGTATAATCACCCATAGAACAAGCCTCAAGCACTTAGTGTTTTCTCCTACGCGATTTTGCACATTTCACATGTGAGCTATTATTCCTCAGGGAACACTTGAGAACTTCGTCAGTTCGTCAAGGTCTCATCGGCTGTTTCCGCGGTCTGGTAGTGAATGGCGAGATCCTGGACATTCACAGCTACATGTCCGTCCACCTGTCCGAGATTATCAAGGACTGCAAGCCCTCCTGCCAACCGAACAAGTGCCAGAACGGTGCCAGGTGCGTAGAACTCTGGAGCAACTTCGAGTGCGTCTGCGAGAACAGATGGGCTCACCTTGGCACCTATTGCGAGAGGAGTAAGCTTCTGCACCAAATTTCGAGTAACCGGCGTGACAATTCGTTCCCCGATTAACGAGGCCCCATTTCCCTCAACCAGACATCAACAGCAAGGCGCTGACGTTCACGTCGCAGGGGGCCTACCTGAAGAAGAACTACTTTGGCacggacgaagaggacgaagagaaaCTGCTGCTCAAGAGCATACTGTTGCAGAACATACTGATCAACCTGAGGACCTACGACACTCATTCATTGATCCTGTACGCCAACGATCACCTGAATAACTTCGCTCACCTCTACATCTCAAACGGGACGAGTATAGTCTATCTATTCAACGCTGGCAATGAGATCAAGAACATCACCATGGAGTATCCAGGTAATCGAGGATGCCCTATCTCAAACACCCACTTTGAAGTCTTTATCTAACCACAATACACCTGGTCCAGACGTGAACACAGGGATCTCCGTGCAGATCGCGATAATTCGAAACGAGAAGTCGACAACCCTACACGTGAACGAGTACAACATCACCGTGAACGCCACGCCTGTGCTACTGGACACGTACTCGAACAAGCCTTGGGTAAATCCAGAGAAGGAAGTGCTGGCGCCTCAGAGGCCACCAGCACCGCCTACTAGCTACTTCCAGGTGAGACTTTGGCCTTTCAAGTCGAACCGAATGTACGCAATGATCAGCGATCTTACATAGGTGAATCTAGGGGGCTTCGACACGGACGACCTGCTGAGGGTCGGCAAAGAGGGTGTGCTGATAAAGGGCTACGTTGGCTGTCTACGCGGGCTGATGATCGGGGAGTATCTGGTGGACCTGCCGAGCCTGGCTAACGAAGCGAATCACGAGGGGAGCAAGGGGGTACTTCCGAACTGCCAGATGAAGTGTGACGCTGTGCCTTGCAAGAACCTGGGGATCTGCACGGAGGATTTCGGTAGACAGGAGTCATCGTGCAACTGCGAGCTGACGTCCTATTTTGGGGAACACTGTGCTGATGGTACGTACTCAGACGTTTAAAGGGGAATTGTAGTTCGAGTCGCTTGCACCAGCTAGATGATCCAACCAGGCTAGCTATCAGAGCTTTAACAACTTTCGTGTTCACTAACGTGAAGTTTGCATGGTCTGTTAGAGAAGGGAGCAGACTTCAGCGGCGAAAGTGTCCTCCAACGTGAATTCGACCTGGTTGGCGAGGTGACCCAGGTGAAGGTTCAGCTGGCGTTCTCCACGAACGAACTCCGTCAGCGGACGACAGCTCTTTTGCTGCTGCAAACTGAGAACAAGTAAGCTCTCGGCGATCCTTTCCTGTTCGAGCCCTGGATGTCTTTCGAGAACCTTTTCTTTCCAGAAGAAGCTACTACTTGCTGGTTGCCATGACGTCTGAAGGCCAGCTGATATTCGAGGAGGACCGAGAGGGTTCCGCTTATGGGGTACGCCTCAACGATAGGAACTTCCTCAATGGCGCCAGGCACAGTGTCTACTACGATCGTGATAACAATACAGCCACTCTATTGGTACGTTCTTCGCGTTTCTCTACGTATACCAGGTCACAGTGGATGTTGTGGTCGCGTTGCCGGCAGATATTGTTGGAAATCCGTTTTTCCgcttgcagatcgatcgtgagCCAGTACAGCTGCTGCCTATCCCAGTGCTTAACCTGggagacgacgaagacgagagTCCGGGTGTCACAGAGATACAATTGGGCGGGCTGAACACGACGGACTCGCGGTTCAGCGCGTACAAAGGCTACACCGGGTGTCTCAGCAGTGAGTGGCGCGCTTAATTCATTATTCTAAAACGAAAGTCTGCGATCCCATTACCGATCATCCACAGTAACGTGCGATCGCCGTTCTAATAGGATACTGTCTTTCTTATGTTAGACAAAACGATCGTCAGCCACATTGCGAATTCGAAATGACGGATACCCTCTTCTTGTAGACGTCGTGGTATCGATCAACGGAGGCCCTGGCATGAAGCCACTCGAGGAATATATGCTATTTACGAAACAGGGAAGCGAAACCGTCAGGGCGACGATACCTGCCGGCGTCAGGAGCGCTCAGTGCGCTGTCTTTCACGCACAGCCACGCGGCCTCGACCCACCTAGGAACGACAGCGTGGTAAGGAACCACATACCTATCCTTTTATCAGGGCAGTTAAGCTTCCCACTGTCCACCACCACAGTGGAATGTGAAATGACCGTTCACAGGTAGCAAATGATCTCTGATAGATCTGCCTGTTAATAACATCACAGTAGTTACACTGGTCTACATTAACACTTCTGTTTTTCACCATCTTCTCATCGTAACACCAATATTTCCACCTAATATTAGCAAAGCGAATCAAGACCTTCGGATCCCTAAAGTGCAAGCTTCCTAGAGAACAAGTAGAAAGTCCAATTTAATTCTTGTGTACTAGTTAGTAGCTTAGGCCCACCAGCTAGGAAAGATCTTAAGGGAGCTGAAATTTTCTGTCAAAGGGTCGTGACAGAGCCTGGGTGGAGGATCCACCAGAGAGGGTACTGTACAAGTCTCAGTATTCCGACACGACACAGGAGGAGCAGGGTGCTGGTACTTACATCTTCATCGCTCTGTGTTGCGTGTTTGTGACAGCGGTGATTGGCTGTATCTATGAGGTCTGGCGAAGCGCCAGGAAAGACCGACGTCGTGGAGGAGCATCTGGAGCTGCAGCAGCAGCGACAGTGCCTGCTTCTACCTCCCAAAGATGGCAGTCGCAACAGTACACAGAGCCGCTGGCAGGTGGCGTGAAAACGGTGGGCTTCAAAAACGTGAATGAAGATGAAAAGAGACCTAATGGCACTCACATGAAGCCCCAGAGCAAAGATTACAAACCACTGCCCAACGCTGAGTCAAAAGACTTAATTAATGATAAAAAGGTTCATATAAAAGGTACGTTCACTGAAGCGTGTGCTTTCTTTTGGAATTTAAAGTTTGGCTCGAGGTAACAGCAAGCGAGCTGATACTTGGAGGGTGTTCTTCGTTACTTTCTGGTCTACTTGATTCGGCATAGCTCTGAGCAAATCGATTGAGGCTCATCACTTTGTTAATCTATTGAAAGATTAGGTGATGTGCCATACAAGTCCCTTTATAAGTAAATGCTTTGACAAAATGATTTGCAaacttaataatttaaatccCAGTTTGAGAAtcgtgtttttaaaatattcccttCGCTCTTGAACAACTGTGTTTCTATTTAAGGGATTTCTCAAAGAAACATTGTTTCTATCTTACAGCAGATGACGAATCAGAGAAGGAGGAACTCCTAGGGGTAAATACAGGCATCATCACTAAACCTCCGAAACCAAATCCATtcgtaaagattttttcttttttttataagaattacATATTAAGTTCCAAGTGGCATGCAAAGTGGATCATACATTTTTCTGTCATTGTAACTCTTCGAACACACATGTATGATGTCTAATAATTAAATCGACTGAAGAGTTTTCTTTCAAAAGTCACTGTGTCTACTTTGCAGGCTCGCTCTGAAAAGCTTAACAAGATTTTGAAATGAACACTGACCTAATAATTTAGCTGTAACTGTTTATACATATCTAGTTGATCGAAATTTTGACTGATATTTTTTAGCTTGAGTTGCCAATTTTCCATACAAATGTGCAGAACTAAatactaaatatttaatattgtaGTTGAAGTAGTGCATACAGATATAATtaatcgtaaatttattaataatctgtttcttttttaaatacaacTTTTAAGTACAGTGATAATCACAAGAATGTTTAAAAGGTGAATGGTAACAAATTTACCACGATTTGATGCAAAAGAACCTCTTTAGGTCAGAAAGAATTTGGGGATTCCAAATTTCATGATACCAACATAACAGATAAAATTTAGTATTACAGAACTTACATGCACACATAGAAGCACCACTTTTGGACTTCCTGTTGATCATTACTGTAGATACATTTTACTTGCTATATTTTAAATGTTAcaataattcaataaaaaatatattacatcaGAAATCTCAAAGATTGTTTGAGCTTAGACATTGAATAATATCGATTATGAGTATTAAATCCTTCCCTTATAGTCAATGGAGGATCTCCAAGAAGAACCAGAACTAGAGGaacgcgaagaagaagaagcaggtgAAGAGTATGAAGAAGAAGCGGGTGAAGAatacgaagaggacgaagacgaagatgaagaaggagaagaagacgaTTCGAAAGTACAGCATGAGGATGAGAAGGAAAGCGATCAACCGAAAACGGAAAATACTGATGACAATGATTTTGTGAAGTCGGTAAGAAAAACAAAAAGTTATTCCTTGAATAGATAGATCTTTAATATTTAGGAGTCTTCTGTGAAATTTTCtcttatataaaaagaaattaaacctCTATATTCGAAGGCTGTTGAAGCACTAAAAATTATGTTACAAGGTGAATTATTtctgaaatataaatttattcacttaaataaataatgtggGAAAAGTTGATTACAGAAGACTGCAGTAATTCATAATCATCAAATACAGTTCATATTCAATTTTGCCATGTTCAAGGACTGACCTCGATTCTACTTAAGAATAAATATCTTCACATCCGTTtgatatattcattaatactgCGATGCGACGCACCAATGTTGTTCGTTCCTATTATCACGCACTTGTTATTATTTATCTTTGTCAGCTTTGTCTGTTCTTCTCATCTCTCCCCCCATAAATGTGCAATATTGATTATACTATAAAAGCACCAAATAAAACacccttgaaaaaaaaaactatttccgGAACATTGTGAGAGCTCACTCCTTGAAACCCTCATGAACCGAATTGTTGCCAAAAGCCACTTAGAGAACAAAATTGAGAAACCTGAAAGTGCTAAATGCGGAGAGCATAATCACGAACGTGTGATACTTGCAGACAGAAAATTCGTCTAGGATAAGCATTGAGGACAACGATCAATCATTAGACACCAGTCCCAAACACGATGACGTAAAAATACTTTACGAAGTCTAGAGGTATCATTATTATCGCAGAGCTTGTTGCATCACTCCTTTCTACATTCTCTACCTTGCCATCTAATTCCGGGAAAATATAATCCACGTTTGCATGTTGTATTGGAAAAACTTTCACCAGCTTACGGCTCGAGTTATCTATAATTTATTTTCCGCATGTTGCATTTTCCCTGAATTCCTTTTACCACCGGAAACCTCAACATATTTTATATTGAATTTTCACCCTATTTAGGAGAACACGTGTAATAGTATGGGACAGCGATTGACAATCAAAGATTCGTCTTCAGGTCAGTACTAGCTGTATTGAACACTGAAACTATTTTGTCTGATTAATCAcaagtagaattaattacagTTTAACCATTCTTTCATAATCTAAATGTAGACTTAGAATTGGCGAGCTTGGAATTAGAAAGACCAAATTCTCACCTATGAACAGACAAAATACATTTTGTATTCATTATTAATTGAATTTAATCTCTGCTTACAAGgagagtttcccaggtgtctgcctccgattactttggtttttagatatgtattttcatattAAGTTTTACTCagcacaattttgtaccccttacGAACTTtgtggggtggtttcaccccctaaacatgcaaactgatcgaaataaaaagacacctctttcttattttttggtcctctaaaacatatccaaaaaccgaagcAATCCGAGTCGAACACCTGGGAAACTCTCCTTGTTATATAGTTAAAATGAAACAGATTTTAGTGCTCGTTTTCAACTTTCTAGATGCTCCGAGGCCTTTGATTATCAATCTACAGCCTATCTTTCTGTCAGACGATCGGAGAACATTTGGGAGTCCACTAAATTATCTTGGGGCTACGAAATTCCATCCGAGAAACAGAAACTCCATAGAATCAGTATTGTCTCTGGATTAATCGCTTTTTCGTTAAAATCCCTCGTAAAATCGTAAGCGAATTGAAAAACTTGTATTTCATATCCTATATTAAGCGTTGAACGACAATTACCAGATCCGAAaggttttaatacttttcgatcgaaaaatggaaatatacACGGTAATTTGTGAggaatataaatttttctttgtcagaatataaaaatatgtaatttctTTTACAAATTACCCTGTATCTGAAATATCTGTGTACTTTTTAATGCAAAGGATCAAGACCGATTTTTAACGAACCCTCGAATTTCAAATTCTCCCGCGGCGCGGTGCCGCGTTACCGAAAAACGCGCGAAACGCTCTCCCAACGACGATGTGAAATTTTGATGACTGAGTGATTGAATATGATGCGAGCAGAgttattgcataaaaatgtaTACACGATACATGGGAACAAACGACtagattaaatattttaatataggtTCTTTGTTCATGAACGCAAcattgtaatataatttattttagaaataaGTAGCACATACCCATCGAAGAATGTAGATTGAGACCAGCAAGAGATATTTTCCGTCTGCTCTCTGCGTTGAATGTCGATCGGAAGGGGAACTTGTTCATTTTTGACGCCATAACTGaaggaaagtaataaaattatttctgataCGTTCGTGGTTTTACATTGGCATTCCTGTGAATATTTCTGGACTTACATGGTAGTATggcgcgaactgacgccagcgccaagccagccgagtggccccaacgcgaagcaaaccacggccaaccagcgtcgccgagaaatagattgtcgacgctggttagcCGTGAttagcttcgcgttggggccactcggctggcttggcgctggcgtcagttcgcgcaccactaaccaccgctcctgtaggtgtttcccccccatcactgcggccccatagCGTCTAAGGCcgatattcatagtcgctacttgttcttaagcaaatgcttaagtattcggcattctttactagctactaggttaatagaggatgccgcatacttaagcatttgcttaaaaatatgTAGCAACTATGTATACCGACCTAAATCTGCATATCACTCCTcttcagggatcggcgggcttaagttACGCTGGATGGAGGGAGAAACACGTACAGGAGCGGTGCTTACATGTGCATGAACTGCcctgcgtcagtcacgtacCATTACCTTCGCTCCTGTAGGCGTTACCCCcagggggccaagcttccctcttacgaaagttgaagcagagtttgtagcgcctcctaccaatgaggtgcgtactaaactgtgaatgtgtgaattggtgcgaatcgggacgtatgtgtatgtgtatacgtgtaatgtaccgtttactttaaaacctgtccacggatcgtcgcgccagcgacacgtatgcagcagatagaaggataaacgttgaaattgaatatttcttcttttcttaggaaaagaaaatatattcaattgctttgtatatccttctatctgctgcatacgcgtcactgacgcgacaatccatggtcagacggccttagaaagggtaaaccagggaaagtgaggatacttcctcgtgtctgcgccaaacatttctaaatgacgacggtcgtcatggtaacatttcaccaacgtcgaaaggttgtgtgtcgtgctcactgatacacgtaggtatgtgtgtgtgatgtacctagcgcctcctaccaatacggtgctaactaaacgggaaaacttcagccaaacaaagacggcttggtccccctgggtggcacagaaccttccttaaaatgtaggcctatcttacctacgctttgtctaaatctatatcttctttttggtaaaagaagaatttggtcccctgctacggaaagactgtaagaatgacgcataacacctctagggccggtatgaacgtgacgcggtagtcagactgtccattttcccaatttttgataaccacaaaccgaaccaacaaatttgctcatgaagaatcaccactaacatatcgaattgacaagctgtgtatttaaaagcagtctagcacaccacttttacctgtcacatcgcttatcgtttcgacgttgtgaaaacgagtattaagattcgaatcgtttattttattattacgtttaaagaaataggaaagaagatacaataaacaaaagttccttaaaataatgcaaggaaatgtgaaaagaataaaataatgttgagaaggaagttgatgtattcaacatcttgtactgatgtcgataattccaattatacttgttataaagtaattatgtataaggattgtgcaggtgtgaaataaaaaaatttaataaatttaaccgagaatacctcgtccgtggtcgcattcaactttatcgatacagaatcgtttacgggagcacagacgaggtataggatagacctatcaaccaatgcatttttctgtcaccggtttgggggagtcctagaaccaccttaccatttttgtgtcgcatgcaacgttaccgatgaagctacgaaacagattgtaacgctacgtgtggtaggaattagaattcaagaagtcagtcgaaacccgcgatttacaaatgattctgttagagtaacaatttaaagatcgttttataaacgtattccgtgcaacgaccgagaaagaaggatcgcaacaaaacaagaacacatacgccttttaaccttgctattctattcaggtttatttaacgccaaacaaatttatttaacataaaaatttatataaacaacaacattatttgtggaagacatgtgttcatgagttcaaaatcatcgaagaaatcgacgaaatgaaataaatcacgcaaaaccatcgaagaaatgcatgaaatagaataaatcatgtaaaaccatcgaagaaatacctacctgaaagagaataaaattctgattagatgtctagaccgaaccaaactcactgaatgtaagtttcgctcgatctggacccttaaactagatcgtaggctttagcttgatatcgttttgcaagtcgcaatgcttgagaaacgttaccaaggaaccgggcacaccaacgcggaggtacctacgaaagtgacccatcccgaaacaaacaccgatcccatccaccctccatttcaataaactcatcgcgtccgtcattgcttgcaatgagggaaacgatgatttgactctactattagtgacaaccgcgaacgcgaaagcgaaatcgaaagagagatagactgacgattatcgtcgatctctctgcacttatacaaggtactcgtattctacattctacagcatgcatgcaagaacatcttagctagctaccaagctagcataattctaggccctctctagggcccacgagctaggccctctctagggcccatgactaggaccctctctagggcctatgccgaaggccctctctagggcccatgactaggaccctctctagggcccatgattaggaccctctctagggcccacgagctaggccctctctagggcccatgactaggaccctctctagggcctatgccgaaggccctctctagggcccctgttctgggccctctctagggcccacaagctaggtcctttctaggacctaaaataccaagcagctgaaaattgaagctaatcgaaaattttactttactttcgcgatgaaaaagcaattagagcaccggtgctctggacaaatttccgatacgcaaaaggttgattttactttcgcgacgaaaaatcaacacgagcttccgtgctctgtataaatcatagatccgcaaaaatttgactgtaaattcgcggtaataaaactctacacaagagccgcggcgctcttgaaaatatatggacgcgaaaaaagcgtggactctacgatcgcattaccggcgaccataaaagatcttgctggaatgcaagattgctaggaagactagtttcattgagacccatttcaaaaaatttcgcggtgactctacttgacttgatcgatccgattattttacgaattattattaatcgatataaaattgtaagaatcgcgagcaacgattgtattggtttatctattatttttattttgagacagacacatgcatgtcactatctacgagtaccttgtatggtcagctctatcgatgctgct from Andrena cerasifolii isolate SP2316 chromosome 13, iyAndCera1_principal, whole genome shotgun sequence includes:
- the Axo gene encoding axotactin isoform X5, with the translated sequence MFGESKQAAMSEQNKRIFRVLVWANVYVYAMVLANVTDSSELDLSDDLDMFTTTKRTFPDRCLVKTEPGPCKQYVHKWTFNKTEGKCRMFPYGGCLGNENRFNSEAECLHYCVGGPEHTLPPYLVTKGSVFVTSTTTTSTLPSTTVTTPRPTFAPPEPTRPPVPKYKRGKELTFMESGYEKTFMFAQSNTFIQLDGPGIKPFQLRLCREISFKFRTKLPHGLLVYHSVKDRPESLDPYALYVIVEKGQLKVVHVFGKRSTSLTVGEGLNRDEWHSVLVRIDVHGAKLIARVDDQQEETTLKVLEHVVNYGVSEELASVVLIGGLSSEERLHGVKYIIESFVGCIRDMVLSSGKSASDLLPIQPLIATKHENVQEGCIDKCRTRENLCFISSQCVNHYNSLTCDCFGTKYEGERCDVYTATILTLRGSSYVSFRVYDWKDRVHSSVNRISLAFKTKWEDSALFYASGEIDGTPHYVAASIMNGSVHVELDFGHNSKIIAVLGDYVTSNHWNNLTIFHNGTLVFVSLDDEIKVLEVPGENYNMIIDPEIYIGGGPELHKRKGLLSHNNFAGSLKYVFFNDKSIIYELKRSNPMVHYIGVLEPEYYEADVDVIPITYPFAGSHIWWPIAQTDSLKLNFDFKSSKPVAVVASGDVRSNRGLGYWELRLVNDEIRFQLIPVVSENITVSAAVKFPPYNTSWHAVELNYTKGELSVLVDYRNKQSKLFSMTFELGDKVIIGSGKSNAGLVGCMREIRVNDERIEPRYVVNTERVIGEVALDNCQFVDPCTRPNTCEHGGKCSVKEDRITCDCTDTGYIGKNCHFAQYRKTCEELALLGYTQDDVYKIDIDGNGRFPPALVKCEFQSIEDSTKTIVEHNLPSQVDVRSIAESDFSFNIKYRQFTAEMLQELISHSLYCSQYVKYDCYKAPLELHSATWFLSSKGTTVDYIGNVNRGSCPCGMNRTCVDPNLSCNCDVSAGTAGKWLSDEGYYETPDSLGITGMVFLQQRELEEDAQGRITLGPLECVETNTQKYVVTFTTSQSYIEVPGWRKGDIAFSFRTTGEKAILLYQPPIRSNYPSFMVALTSEYRLTFNFTLNTGTIRELEVKSRRKLNNGEWQKIWIDYNDYHVRFMINTDFQMVDLLPEEEFGPFEGSMFIGGATAEHLRTSSVRQGLIGCFRGLVVNGEILDIHSYMSVHLSEIIKDCKPSCQPNKCQNGARCVELWSNFECVCENRWAHLGTYCERNINSKALTFTSQGAYLKKNYFGTDEEDEEKLLLKSILLQNILINLRTYDTHSLILYANDHLNNFAHLYISNGTSIVYLFNAGNEIKNITMEYPDVNTGISVQIAIIRNEKSTTLHVNEYNITVNATPVLLDTYSNKPWVNPEKEVLAPQRPPAPPTSYFQVNLGGFDTDDLLRVGKEGVLIKGYVGCLRGLMIGEYLVDLPSLANEANHEGSKGVLPNCQMKCDAVPCKNLGICTEDFGRQESSCNCELTSYFGEHCADEKGADFSGESVLQREFDLVGEVTQVKVQLAFSTNELRQRTTALLLLQTENKRSYYLLVAMTSEGQLIFEEDREGSAYGVRLNDRNFLNGARHSVYYDRDNNTATLLIDREPVQLLPIPVLNLGDDEDESPGVTEIQLGGLNTTDSRFSAYKGYTGCLSNVVVSINGGPGMKPLEEYMLFTKQGSETVRATIPAGVRSAQCAVFHAQPRGLDPPRNDSVGRDRAWVEDPPERVLYKSQYSDTTQEEQGAGTYIFIALCCVFVTAVIGCIYEVWRSARKDRRRGGASGAAAAATVPASTSQRWQSQQYTEPLAGGVKTVGFKNVNEDEKRPNGTHMKPQSKDYKPLPNAESKDLINDKKVHIKADDESEKEELLGSMEDLQEEPELEEREEEEAGEEYEEEAGEEYEEDEDEDEEGEEDDSKVQHEDEKESDQPKTENTDDNDFVKSENTCNSMGQRLTIKDSSSDAPRPLIINLQPIFLSDDRRTFGSPLNYLGATKFHPRNRNSIESVLSLD